The Pleuronectes platessa chromosome 10, fPlePla1.1, whole genome shotgun sequence genome contains a region encoding:
- the LOC128448827 gene encoding uncharacterized protein LOC128448827 isoform X3, producing the protein MIHHGNKWCNPTGTKRTWQQLKMKYKNVVQTANRKKAEARKTGGGPPPPPLTEAEKMALSQNSGRPIAEGISGGSSSDPPTPQVTGAYIRVTDGVICLVEPSAITDLHAVEDDEETLSAATEREDAERPAESHAGNYNGEEGPSTSTAQLTSLPVKQLYKVYLESQINKSHLEMEHIRLQITKTEKEIQLLDHQLKVGDVPTGGCFLIVSTTKD; encoded by the exons ATGattcaccatggcaacaagtG GTGCAACCCAACAGGCACCAAACGGACTTGGCAGCAGctaaagatgaaatataaaaatgtagttCAAACAG CCAACAGAAAAAAGGCTGAGGCCCGCAAAACAGGTGgcggtccaccaccaccacctctcacagaggctgaaaagatggCCCTCAGTCAGAACAGTGGACGACCCATTGCTGAGGGCATCTCTGGGGGGAGTTCATCGGACCCACCCACGCCCCAGGTCACAGGGGCCTACATAAGAG TTACTGATGGTGTAATCTGTCTCGTTGAGCCTTCTGCCATAACAGACCTCCATGCTGTT gaggatgatgaagaaaccttatcagctgccacagagagggaagatgcagagaggcctgctgaa aGCCATGCTGGAAATTACAATGGGGAAGAAGGTCCATCAACctccacagcacagcttaccTCA CTCcctgtgaaacaactttacaaggtatatttagaatctcaaataaacaaatcacaccTAGAAATGGAGCACATAAGGCTGCAGATcaccaaaacagaaaaggaaatacaacTGCTGGACCATCAGTTAAAGGTGGGTGACGTGCCCACAGgtggatgttttttaattgtttcaacaACAAAGGATTAA
- the LOC128448827 gene encoding uncharacterized protein LOC128448827 isoform X2, with protein MFCLECSTYSTIIFHMCVCEHRCNPTGTKRTWQQLKMKYKNVVQTANRKKAEARKTGGGPPPPPLTEAEKMALSQNSGRPIAEGISGGSSSDPPTPQVTGAYIRVTDGVICLVEPSAITDLHAVEDDEETLSAATEREDAERPAESHAGNYNGEEGPSTSTAQLTSLPVKQLYKVYLESQINKSHLEMEHIRLQITKTEKEIQLLDHQLKEIKKTS; from the exons atgttttgtcttgaatgttccacttattcaacaattatattccatatgtgtgtctgtgagcacagGTGCAACCCAACAGGCACCAAACGGACTTGGCAGCAGctaaagatgaaatataaaaatgtagttCAAACAG CCAACAGAAAAAAGGCTGAGGCCCGCAAAACAGGTGgcggtccaccaccaccacctctcacagaggctgaaaagatggCCCTCAGTCAGAACAGTGGACGACCCATTGCTGAGGGCATCTCTGGGGGGAGTTCATCGGACCCACCCACGCCCCAGGTCACAGGGGCCTACATAAGAG TTACTGATGGTGTAATCTGTCTCGTTGAGCCTTCTGCCATAACAGACCTCCATGCTGTT gaggatgatgaagaaaccttatcagctgccacagagagggaagatgcagagaggcctgctgaa aGCCATGCTGGAAATTACAATGGGGAAGAAGGTCCATCAACctccacagcacagcttaccTCA CTCcctgtgaaacaactttacaaggtatatttagaatctcaaataaacaaatcacaccTAGAAATGGAGCACATAAGGCTGCAGATcaccaaaacagaaaaggaaatacaacTGCTGGACCATCAGTTAAAG GAAATAAAGAAGACCTCATAA
- the LOC128448827 gene encoding uncharacterized protein LOC128448827 isoform X1 has translation MFCLECSTYSTIIFHMCVCEHRCNPTGTKRTWQQLKMKYKNVVQTANRKKAEARKTGGGPPPPPLTEAEKMALSQNSGRPIAEGISGGSSSDPPTPQVTGAYIRVTDGVICLVEPSAITDLHAVEDDEETLSAATEREDAERPAESHAGNYNGEEGPSTSTAQLTSLPVKQLYKVYLESQINKSHLEMEHIRLQITKTEKEIQLLDHQLKVGDVPTGGCFLIVSTTKD, from the exons atgttttgtcttgaatgttccacttattcaacaattatattccatatgtgtgtctgtgagcacagGTGCAACCCAACAGGCACCAAACGGACTTGGCAGCAGctaaagatgaaatataaaaatgtagttCAAACAG CCAACAGAAAAAAGGCTGAGGCCCGCAAAACAGGTGgcggtccaccaccaccacctctcacagaggctgaaaagatggCCCTCAGTCAGAACAGTGGACGACCCATTGCTGAGGGCATCTCTGGGGGGAGTTCATCGGACCCACCCACGCCCCAGGTCACAGGGGCCTACATAAGAG TTACTGATGGTGTAATCTGTCTCGTTGAGCCTTCTGCCATAACAGACCTCCATGCTGTT gaggatgatgaagaaaccttatcagctgccacagagagggaagatgcagagaggcctgctgaa aGCCATGCTGGAAATTACAATGGGGAAGAAGGTCCATCAACctccacagcacagcttaccTCA CTCcctgtgaaacaactttacaaggtatatttagaatctcaaataaacaaatcacaccTAGAAATGGAGCACATAAGGCTGCAGATcaccaaaacagaaaaggaaatacaacTGCTGGACCATCAGTTAAAGGTGGGTGACGTGCCCACAGgtggatgttttttaattgtttcaacaACAAAGGATTAA
- the LOC128448827 gene encoding uncharacterized protein LOC128448827 isoform X4 — protein MKYKNVVQTANRKKAEARKTGGGPPPPPLTEAEKMALSQNSGRPIAEGISGGSSSDPPTPQVTGAYIRVTDGVICLVEPSAITDLHAVEDDEETLSAATEREDAERPAESHAGNYNGEEGPSTSTAQLTSLPVKQLYKVYLESQINKSHLEMEHIRLQITKTEKEIQLLDHQLKVGDVPTGGCFLIVSTTKD, from the exons atgaaatataaaaatgtagttCAAACAG CCAACAGAAAAAAGGCTGAGGCCCGCAAAACAGGTGgcggtccaccaccaccacctctcacagaggctgaaaagatggCCCTCAGTCAGAACAGTGGACGACCCATTGCTGAGGGCATCTCTGGGGGGAGTTCATCGGACCCACCCACGCCCCAGGTCACAGGGGCCTACATAAGAG TTACTGATGGTGTAATCTGTCTCGTTGAGCCTTCTGCCATAACAGACCTCCATGCTGTT gaggatgatgaagaaaccttatcagctgccacagagagggaagatgcagagaggcctgctgaa aGCCATGCTGGAAATTACAATGGGGAAGAAGGTCCATCAACctccacagcacagcttaccTCA CTCcctgtgaaacaactttacaaggtatatttagaatctcaaataaacaaatcacaccTAGAAATGGAGCACATAAGGCTGCAGATcaccaaaacagaaaaggaaatacaacTGCTGGACCATCAGTTAAAGGTGGGTGACGTGCCCACAGgtggatgttttttaattgtttcaacaACAAAGGATTAA
- the LOC128448826 gene encoding putative nuclease HARBI1 isoform X2, translating to MACPFIEEPVDVEAQILRRHLHRERIIRPRLDVLSFPDEYLFERFRFSASSIIYINDILSPHIAHMTHRGHALSSEQILCIALRFFANGSFLYNVGDAEHVSKATVCRAVRNVTLALKRLLCTFVVFPSHRPTRLLKEEFHRIAGFPGVIGCIDGTHIPIIAPSINEGDYVNRKSVHSINVQIICDGAHMINNVEAKWPGSVHDSRMFRESTLSARFAGEFDGYLLGDRGYPCQRYLLTPYPDPEPGPQRHYNLAHCRTRARVEMTIGILKARFQCLRRLRVTPERACDIIVACVVLHNIATIRGEQCPTLSPCDPGINHTPPADTRDGRAVRDMICVNHF from the exons ATGGCGTGTCCTTTTATTGAAGAGCCAGTTGATGTCGAGGCGCAGATACTCCGCAGACATCTCCACCGGGAGAGGATTATTAGACCCCGATTGGATGTTTTATCATTCCCTGATGAGTATCTGTTTGAGCGTTTCCGTTTCTCTGCATcatctataatttatataaacgaTATTCTCAGCCCTCACATCGCTCACATGACGCATCGTGGACATGCTCTCAGTTCCGAGCAAATTCTTTGTATTGCACTTCGTTTTTTTGCCAACGGCAGTTTTTTGTATAACGTCGGTGATGCAGAGCATGTGTCCAAGGCAACTGTCTGTCGGGCTGTCCGAAATGTGACACTTGCACTGAAACGGCTACTATGCACGTTTGTAGTGTTCCCAAGTCACAGACCCACCAGACTTCTCAAAGAAGAGTTCCACAGAATTGCAG ggTTTCCAGGTGTGATTGGCTGCATAGATGGCACTCACATTCCTATCATCGCTCCTTCAATAAATGAAGGAGATTATGTGAATaggaaatctgtccacagcATTAATGTGCAG ATCATATGTGATGGAGCCCACATGATTAACAATGTGGAAGCGAAGTGGCCTGGGTCTGTGCATGACTCACGAATGTTTCGTGAGTCGACACTGAGTGCCAGATTTGCCGGTg AGTTCGATGGTTACCTACTCGGAGACAGAGGGTACCCCTGCCAGCGCTATCTGCTGACCCCTTACCCTGACCCTGAGCCTGGCCCACAGCGACACTACAACTTGGCTCACTGCAGGACACGAGCCAGAGTGGAGATGACCATCGGGATACTCAAGGCCCGGTTCCAGTGCCTTCGTAGGCTCAGGGTCACCCCAGAGAGAGCTTGTGACATTATAGTGGCATGTGTGGTTCTCCACAACATTGCCACTATTAGAGGAGAACAATGTCCTACTCTTTCCCCCTGTGATCCAGGTATTAATCATACCCCCCCTGCTGATACACGAGATGGAAGAGCTGTTAGAGACATGATATGTGTCAATCATTTCTAA
- the LOC128448826 gene encoding putative nuclease HARBI1 isoform X1 has translation MACPFIEEPVDVEAQILRRHLHRERIIRPRLDVLSFPDEYLFERFRFSASSIIYINDILSPHIAHMTHRGHALSSEQILCIALRFFANGSFLYNVGDAEHVSKATVCRAVRNVTLALKRLLCTFVVFPSHRPTRLLKEEFHRIAGFPGVIGCIDGTHIPIIAPSINEGDYVNRKSVHSINVQIICDGAHMINNVEAKWPGSVHDSRMFRESTLSARFAGVEFDGYLLGDRGYPCQRYLLTPYPDPEPGPQRHYNLAHCRTRARVEMTIGILKARFQCLRRLRVTPERACDIIVACVVLHNIATIRGEQCPTLSPCDPGINHTPPADTRDGRAVRDMICVNHF, from the exons ATGGCGTGTCCTTTTATTGAAGAGCCAGTTGATGTCGAGGCGCAGATACTCCGCAGACATCTCCACCGGGAGAGGATTATTAGACCCCGATTGGATGTTTTATCATTCCCTGATGAGTATCTGTTTGAGCGTTTCCGTTTCTCTGCATcatctataatttatataaacgaTATTCTCAGCCCTCACATCGCTCACATGACGCATCGTGGACATGCTCTCAGTTCCGAGCAAATTCTTTGTATTGCACTTCGTTTTTTTGCCAACGGCAGTTTTTTGTATAACGTCGGTGATGCAGAGCATGTGTCCAAGGCAACTGTCTGTCGGGCTGTCCGAAATGTGACACTTGCACTGAAACGGCTACTATGCACGTTTGTAGTGTTCCCAAGTCACAGACCCACCAGACTTCTCAAAGAAGAGTTCCACAGAATTGCAG ggTTTCCAGGTGTGATTGGCTGCATAGATGGCACTCACATTCCTATCATCGCTCCTTCAATAAATGAAGGAGATTATGTGAATaggaaatctgtccacagcATTAATGTGCAG ATCATATGTGATGGAGCCCACATGATTAACAATGTGGAAGCGAAGTGGCCTGGGTCTGTGCATGACTCACGAATGTTTCGTGAGTCGACACTGAGTGCCAGATTTGCCGGTg TAGAGTTCGATGGTTACCTACTCGGAGACAGAGGGTACCCCTGCCAGCGCTATCTGCTGACCCCTTACCCTGACCCTGAGCCTGGCCCACAGCGACACTACAACTTGGCTCACTGCAGGACACGAGCCAGAGTGGAGATGACCATCGGGATACTCAAGGCCCGGTTCCAGTGCCTTCGTAGGCTCAGGGTCACCCCAGAGAGAGCTTGTGACATTATAGTGGCATGTGTGGTTCTCCACAACATTGCCACTATTAGAGGAGAACAATGTCCTACTCTTTCCCCCTGTGATCCAGGTATTAATCATACCCCCCCTGCTGATACACGAGATGGAAGAGCTGTTAGAGACATGATATGTGTCAATCATTTCTAA
- the LOC128448829 gene encoding zymogen granule membrane protein 16, with the protein MLSLLFFVGLFASCLVKPNMADYSYSGSVGGGGHPFSSSAKGRITGIRVWEIQSQYITGIQLRHNYIWSKVFGRVYGAVLEMSLFDGEGIVQVSGKYHSNYIYQLIFITSRGRSLTAGQPYQKSFNFYPTHPESELRMLSGRHNGNGITALGAHWATGINSNSTSE; encoded by the exons ATGCTTTCCCTCCTGTTCTTCGTCGGGCTCTTTGCCAGCTGCCTGGTAAAAC CCAACATGGCAGACTACTCCTACTCTGGTTCCGTTGGTGGTGGTGGGCATCCCTTTTCCTCATCAGCAAAGGGAAGGATCACAGGGATCAGGGTCTGGGAAATCCAATCTCAATACATCACTGG TATCCAGCTGCGCCATAACTACATTTGGTCTAAAGTGTTTGGACGAGTATATGGCGCAGTGCTTGAGATGTCCCTTTTTGATGGAGAGGGCATTGTTCAG GTCTCTGGTAAATACCACAGCAATTACATCTATCAGCTGATATTCATAACCTCCAGAGGACGATCCCTGACAGCTGGCCAGCCTTATCAG AAATCATTCAACTTCTACCCGACTCACCCGGAATCAGAGCTACGAATGCTGAGCGGCCGACATAACGGCAATGGGATCACTGCACTGGGAGCTCACTGGGCAACTGGGATCAATAGCAATAGCACTAGCGAATAA
- the LOC128448828 gene encoding CKLF-like MARVEL transmembrane domain-containing protein 8 → MERSAVVSGRRSPPVPDYNISTSTLAFDQHFTTTAEGVLLQAEIVFGMLVWILIGGTEYFHLSALCWVMFVALSCWVLTVCLFLIYLTGAHRRIPRVPWTTLSLCFNCSAAALYLATAVSDALTVNQATRGRHNYNCWVASTFFASLTTLCYAGSSYLSFHAWKTTEEEH, encoded by the exons ATGGAGAGATCCGCTGTGGTGTCGGGCCGCAGGAGTCCCCCAGTACCAGATTACAACATCTCGACCTCCACCTTGGCCTTCGACCAGCATTTCACCACGACCGCTGAGGGAGTTCTCCTCCAGGCTGAAATA gTGTTTGGTATGTTAGTGTGGATTCTCATTGGGGGTACAGAGTATTTTCATCTCTCTGCTCTTTGCTGGGTGATGTTTGTCGCCCTCTCGTGCTGGGTTCTGACAGTTTGcctgtttttaatttatctcaCTGGAGCTCACAGGAGAATACCACGGGTCCCCTGGACGACACTG TCCCTGTGTTTCAACTGCAGCGCAGCAGCTCTCTATCTCGCGACAGCAGTATCAGATGCCCTGACTGTCAACCAGGCCACAAGGGGGCGGCACAACTACAACTGCTGGGTCGCATCTACA TTCTTTGCCTCTCTGACCACACTGTGCTATGCAGGAAGCAGCTACCTGAGTTTCCACGCCTGGaaaaccacagaggaggagcacTAG